The window GGTTTTCTGGCGGCACTCGCTGAATATCAACTTTTACCCAACCCGAACTGGATTGGCAGCTATAAAACCGGGCAAATCCACTCCTACCCTTTTGAGTTCAGTCGGAGTTTACTTACGCAAGATCCGCGTCCTACCGCAATCGTCTGTTACAACGACCAGATCGCTTTGGAAGTGTTGGAAGCGATCCGTCATGCGGGCCTCAAGGTTCCTCAGGATATTTCATTAATCGGCTATGACGATTCACTGCTAGCCTCCGCCTCCGAGGTAAAGCTGACTACTTTTAAGCATCCGAAAGCAGAAATGGGCCGTCAGGCAGCCCGATTTGTCATCGATATGCTGAATGGCCGGATCGCGAAACCAAGTCTCACCTATCCTCCGGAGTTAATCATCCGTTCTTCCTGTCGAACTCTTTGAAATGCGATCATCCATCCTTTTCCGAATATCCGTTAGAATCATCGCCAAGGAGTTTGACGGGGGCCGGCGAATCCATTATAATGGTTGTACGTACAAGTATTGCATCCGATATATCAAATTACCAAAATAAATAAAGCAAAAAAAGGAGCGTAGGTAAAATGAAGACAGACCCCTTGGTTCTGGGATTGGATTTTGGGACCGATTCGGTGCGCGCCCTAGTCGTCAACGCCTCCAACGGAAAGGAAGAAGCCAGTGCAGTCGCTTACTACCCGCGTTGGGCGAAAGGAAAGTATTGCGATCCGGATAAGTTCCAATTCCGGCAACACCCTCTTGATTATGTGGAGAGCTTGGAATCGGCTATTCGAGAAGCTTTGGCGAAAATGCCAGCCGGCTCCGGCGAAGCCATCGTCGGCATCGGCATCGACACCACAGGGTCCACTCCTTGCGCCATCGACCAAGCGGGGCTGCCTTTGGCCCTCCGGCCCGAATTTTCTGACAACCCCAACGCCATGTTCATCCTCTGGAAAGATCATACCGCCATCCGCGAAGCTCAAGAAATTAATGAAATTGCCAAGTCCTGGGGCGGGACCGATTTTACCAAATATGAAGGTGGCGTTTATTCGTCGGAGTGGTTTTGGGCGAAGATCTTGCATGTTTTACGGGAAGATAAGGCGATTCGGGAGGCGGCGTTCTCCTGGGTCGAACATTGCGATTGGATTCCAGCATTGCTGACCGGGATGGTGGATCCCCTCTCCATGAAACGGAGCCGTTGTGCCGCGGGGCATAAGGCAATGTGGCACCAGGAATGGGGCGGCCTGCCGGATGAGGCGTTTCTGACCCGGCTCGATCCCTTATTGGCCGGACTGAAGGGACGGTTATTCACTGAGACCGTCACTTCCGATGTCAAAGTCGGCGGATTAACCCCGGAATGGGCCGAGCGTTTGGGAATGAAGCCGGGCACCGCGGTGGCGGTGGGCGCCTTCGATTGCCACATGGGCGCGGTCGGCGCCGAGATCACCGAGGCGACCCTGGTGAAGATCATGGGGACTTCCACCTGCGATGTCATGATAGCCGCGCCGGAGGTAATCGGCACGAAATTAGTTTCGGGAATCTGCGGCCAGGTGGACGGTTCGGTCATTCCCGGAATGATCGGCTTGGAAGCCGGACAATCGGCATTCGGCGATGTGTATGCCTGGTTCCGCCGGTTGATCGCTTGGCCGCTCCAGGCGATCCTGCCGGAAACTTCCTTAATTGACAGTGCCACCGCTGAAAAACTGCGCGCGGAAATCGAATCCAAAATTCTGTTGAAACTCACCGCCGAAGCCGCACAATTGGGCCCCGAAGAGACCAGTCTGCTGGCTCTGGATTGGTTAAACGGCCGCCGGACGCCTTTTGCCGATCAAACGCTGAAAGGCGCGGTGCTCGGCTTAACATTGGGAACTACCGCTCCGAAACTCTTCCGGGCTTTGGTTGAGGCTACCGCCTATGGCGCCAAGGCGATCGTGGAACGCTTCCAGGAAGAGGGCGTCCAAATCGACCAAGTCATCGCCATTGGCGGCATCGCCAAAAAGAGCGATTTCGTAATGCAGATCACCGCCGACGTGTTGAATATGCCGATCAAAGTCGCCGAATCCGAGCAAGCCTGCGCACTCGGCGCCAGCATGTTCGGAGCGGTGGCCGGCGGGCTTTTTGCCACCATCCATGACGCCCAGGCCAAACTGAACGGCGGTTTTAGCAAGACGTACGTGCCGATCCCCGAGAATGCCCTGCGGTATCAGAGCAGCTATCAATGCTATCTCTCGGTCGGCAAATCTTTGGAAAAGACTTTACAGGCTTTATAAGTTTTGGATCATGAGAATCTCGTCGCAAAGAGGTGTCGGATCATGCTTGAATCCCTAAAAGAGCAGGTACTTGAAGCGAATCTGGAGCTAAACCGCAGGAACTTGGTGATCTATACTTGGGGCAATGTCAGCGGGATCGACCGGGAAAAAGGGTTCGTTGTCATTAAACCGAGCGGAGTCCCTTACGAGGAACTTCGGGCGGATGCCATGGTCGTATTGACTCTGGACGGCCGGATCGTCGAGGGAACGCTGAACCCCTCCTCGGATACCCCGACCCACCTGGAACTGTACCGCAGTTTTCCCACCATCGGCGGCGTGGTCCATACCCATTCCCCGTATGCCACTTCCTGGGCGCAGGCCCGGGTGGGAATTCCTTGCTACGGGACGACTCACGCCGATTATTTTTACGGCACGATTCCCTGTACCCGGCCGCTCTCCCGAACCGAGATTGAGAGCGAGTATGAACTCAATACCGCCAAAGTGATCGTAGAGCGTTTTCAAGATCTGAACTATCAATTCGTCCCGGGAGTTCTGGCGGCCGGACACGGACCCTTCACTTGGGGCAAAAATGCGCTGGATGCGGTCCACA is drawn from Hydrogenispora ethanolica and contains these coding sequences:
- a CDS encoding ribulokinase gives rise to the protein MKTDPLVLGLDFGTDSVRALVVNASNGKEEASAVAYYPRWAKGKYCDPDKFQFRQHPLDYVESLESAIREALAKMPAGSGEAIVGIGIDTTGSTPCAIDQAGLPLALRPEFSDNPNAMFILWKDHTAIREAQEINEIAKSWGGTDFTKYEGGVYSSEWFWAKILHVLREDKAIREAAFSWVEHCDWIPALLTGMVDPLSMKRSRCAAGHKAMWHQEWGGLPDEAFLTRLDPLLAGLKGRLFTETVTSDVKVGGLTPEWAERLGMKPGTAVAVGAFDCHMGAVGAEITEATLVKIMGTSTCDVMIAAPEVIGTKLVSGICGQVDGSVIPGMIGLEAGQSAFGDVYAWFRRLIAWPLQAILPETSLIDSATAEKLRAEIESKILLKLTAEAAQLGPEETSLLALDWLNGRRTPFADQTLKGAVLGLTLGTTAPKLFRALVEATAYGAKAIVERFQEEGVQIDQVIAIGGIAKKSDFVMQITADVLNMPIKVAESEQACALGASMFGAVAGGLFATIHDAQAKLNGGFSKTYVPIPENALRYQSSYQCYLSVGKSLEKTLQAL
- a CDS encoding L-ribulose-5-phosphate 4-epimerase, with product MLESLKEQVLEANLELNRRNLVIYTWGNVSGIDREKGFVVIKPSGVPYEELRADAMVVLTLDGRIVEGTLNPSSDTPTHLELYRSFPTIGGVVHTHSPYATSWAQARVGIPCYGTTHADYFYGTIPCTRPLSRTEIESEYELNTAKVIVERFQDLNYQFVPGVLAAGHGPFTWGKNALDAVHNSVVLEEIAKMSLHTLQLNPAAEPVSQYLLDKHFLRKHGPNAYYGQKTAEK